Proteins encoded by one window of Vitis riparia cultivar Riparia Gloire de Montpellier isolate 1030 chromosome 11, EGFV_Vit.rip_1.0, whole genome shotgun sequence:
- the LOC117925504 gene encoding transcription factor IBH1-like 1, which yields MRPPTSLKKEFLKKWIMGLQLCSSSKKEMSFLERKKAIKLSADVAMASARNATTRWSRALISNASKDDSNKELVECILGPESESLKRASMSLVLCNKRNRSKKILRKSCSIRRARKSSSQMVMASSIAKRLVKKRTQVLKSLIPGGGSMSEFSLIEETLDYILSLRAQVDVMRHLANATELLNRK from the coding sequence ATGAGGCCGCCTACCTCACTTAAGAaagaattcctcaagaaatggATAATGGGTCTTCAATTATGTAGTTCttcaaagaaggaaatgagcTTTCTGGAGAGAAAGAAGGCCATAAAGCTATCTGCAGATGTGGCCATGGCTTCTGCTAGAAATGCTACAACTCGATGGAGTCGTGCTCTCATTTCCAATGCTTCAAAAGATGACTCTAATAAAGAGCTTGTTGAGTGCATATTAGGTCCTGAGTCTGAGAGCCTAAAGAGAGCTTCGATGAGTTTGGTCTTGTGCAACAAGAGGAATAGAAGCAAGAAGATTTTGAGAAAGAGCTGCAGTATTCGCAGAGCAAGGAAAAGTTCATCTCAAATGGTTATGGCCAGCTCTATTGCAAAGAGGCTGGTGAAGAAAAGAACACAAGTGCTGAAGAGTCTTATACCTGGTGGGGGATCCATGAGTGAATTCTCTTTGATTGAAGAAACCCTAGATTACATACTTTCTCTTCGAGCTCAGGTTGATGTAATGCGGCATCTTGCTAATGCCACAGAGCTCTTAAATCGTAAATGA